From a region of the Arachis ipaensis cultivar K30076 chromosome B09, Araip1.1, whole genome shotgun sequence genome:
- the LOC107619190 gene encoding uncharacterized protein LOC107619190: MAVTTSYLNITEKKHWWLTNRRIVEKYIKDARSLIATQEESEIISALSLLDAALALFLRLEQALELRARCLLSLRRFKDVADMLQDYIPSLRISDEDSSSSSSSSYSGFSSQSLSREGVKLLSSSSFSSSSDSSSCSFSPSPGRDQSFTCFSVSHLKKKLMAAICKSCEKEGHWRYLVLGKACYHLGLMEDAMILLQTGKRLATAAFRRESICWSDDSFSLSLSTAATAPPSSPLTESESITQLLSHIKLLLRRRAAALAALDAGVHTEAIRHFSKIIESRRGVTPQGFLSQCYAHRASAQRHAWRIADAIADCNRALALEATSIEALHTRASVLEMIKCLPDSLHDLEHLKLLYNSILRDRKLPGPAWKHHNVRYVEIPGRLCTLSTKIKELKQRVANGETGNNVDYYALIGLRRGCSRSELQRAHLLLCLKHKHEKALSFIDRCELADQRDIEDVKERAKMSATLLYRLIQKGYAEIMANITNEEALKEQRKRALHDDNNSNEDSNESGLVCSSASTTNPSLLQGVFCRDLTMVGNLLSQAGFNPSISVKYEALSC; this comes from the exons ATGGCTGTCACCACTTCCTATCTAAATATCACTGAAAAGAAGCACTGGTGGCTCACCAACCGAAGG ATTGTTGAGAAATACATAAAGGACGCTCGTAGCCTCATTGCAACGCAAGAGGAGAGCGAGATCATTTCCGCTCTGAGTTTGTTGGACGCTGCTCTAGCCTTGTTTCTGAGACTAGAGCAAGCACTGGAACTCAGAGCGAGGTGTCTACTCTCCTTACGGAGGTTCAAAGACGTAGCAGATATGCTTCAGGATTACATCCCAAGCCTCAGAATTTCCGACgaagattcttcttcttcttcttcttcttcttatagcGGTTTCTCTTCGCAGAGTCTTTCAAGAGAAGGCGTGAAGCTTCTTTCTTCTTCgtccttttcttcttcatctgattcttcttcttgttctttttctccTTCACCTGGTAGAGATCAGAGCTTCACGTGCTTCTCTGTTTCGCACTTGAAGAAGAAGCTCATGGCTGCGATCTGTAAGAGTTGCGAGAAGGAAGGGCATTGGag ATACTTAGTACTTGGCAAAGCATGCTACCACTTAGGCCTAATGGAAGACGCAATGATTCTCCTCCAAACCGGCAAGCGCCTAGCTACGGCCGCCTTCCGCCGCGAAAGCATCTGCTGGTCTGACGACAgcttctccctctccctctccaccGCCGCCACAGCACCACCGTCCAGCCCTCTCACCGAATCGGAGTCCATAACCCAGCTCCTGTCCCACATCAAGCTCCTCCTCCGTCGTCGGGCCGCAGCACTGGCCGCCCTTGACGCCGGGGTCCACACGGAGGCCATCCGCCACTTCTCGAAGATCATCGAGTCCCGGCGCGGTGTGACGCCACAGGGCTTCCTCTCGCAGTGCTACGCGCATCGTGCCTCCGCCCAGCGGCACGCATGGCGAATAGCGGACGCAATCGCGGACTGTAACCGCGCGCTGGCGCTGGAAGCGACGAGCATCGAAGCACTCCACACACGCGCGTCGGTGCTTGAAATGATTAAGTGCCTTCCTGATTCTCTGCATGACCTTGAACACTTAAAGCTTCTCTACAACTCCATTCTTCGTGACCGCAAGCTCCCTGGACCCGCCTGGAAGCACCACAATGTTAG GTACGTAGAGATCCCGGGAAGGCTCTGCACTCTGAGCACCAAGATCAAAGAACTCAAGCAGAGAGTGGCAAATGGCGAAACAGGAAACAACGTTGATTACTACGCTTTGATTGGTTTGAGGCGTGGGTGTTCTCGGTCGGAGCTTCAGAGGGCACATCTTTTGCTCTGTTTGAAGCATAAGCATGAGAAGGCTCTGAGCTTCATTGATCGCTGCGAGCTTGCAGACCAACGAGACATTGAGGATGTTAAGGAAAGGGCCAAGATGTCTGCAACGTTGTTATACAGGTTGATTCAGAAAGGTTATGCTGAAATTATGGCGAACATCACAAACGAGGAAGCTTTGAAGGAACAGAGGAAGAGGGCTTTGCACGATGATAATAATAGTAATGAAGATAGTAATGAGAGTGGGTTGGTTTGTTCATCTGCTTCGACTACAAATCCTTCGTTGCTTCAAGGAGTGTTTTGTAGGGACCTAACTATGGTTGGGAACTTACTTTCTCAAGCTGGGTTTAACCCTTCCATTTCCGTGAAGTATGAGGCTTTGAGTTGCTAG